The Candidatus Poribacteria bacterium genomic sequence AGCCTTACTCTCCGCTGCAGGCTTTCCACCGAGAATAGTTTCCACCTCTGAATGTGGACGGGGGATGACGTGTACGGACACCAATTCGCCAACGGCTTTCGCGGCTTCTGCGCCGGCATCCGTTGCTGCTTGCACCGCGCCAACATCTCCGCGAACTAAGACAGTGACAAAACCGCCGCCTACCTGCTCTTTTCCGACTAATTGGACGTTTGCGGCTTTTACCATAGTGTCGGCGGCTTCAATCGCACCGACGAGTCCGCGTGTTTCAACCATTCCTAATGCTTCATTGCTCATGTAATTAAGCTCCTTGTCTTTAAAAAAATAAAATCTGAGGCACCCTGCGGCGCACCACCGATATCTGTTTGTAACGTTGCCATAGTGTGAATGCGTGCATAGCTCCCTTAATCAAATATACTCGTTAATAATGATACTACAAAATCCGCATTTCTGCAAGTCAAATTTTTAGAGTTTACGCGATTTTCTTATAAGCACCTACGTGCCGCACCTCGCCAGCAAATGTTCAGACAATTACGGTTGCCCTTTCACGAACCTTTTTCTACTGATAACTCTCACTGCGAGGAGAACCAACCGATAACTGATAACCCATAACTGAAAACTATTTTCCAATTTTATCTTGACTTTTAATCAGGATTCTGCTAAAATATTTAAGGTGTTGACGACGGTCAGTCAAAACTTTTTTAAACGAAATCTGAAGCACCGCATTGTCCTATCGTGTGAAAGGTGGTTGTGTGGAGCCGGACGAGTTAAATTTCGGAGTAGCTTGCAAGAAGAATTTTCTATTAAAAAGTCAACGAAGGAGAACCCATTTTGAATAAGAATTTGGAGGCGAAACAGGTAGCCGCGGTCGAAAAAATCCTGTCCAGCGTGCCAGAAGCCTCAGCGTATTCCCCAGTAACGGATTCCTTAAGCAGAGCAGCTGAGTTAGGTGAGGATAAAATTGTAGCTGTGCTTAACAGTTTCAGTTCAATGCCTCAGTCAACAACTGTTTTCGCGAATCCCGCACTTCACAAAACCGCGGTTGACTGTGCTGGCACGCAGATAACATTGAACATCCGTAGTTTTGCACTTCGCGGTATTGTGTCCGAGAGTGAGATTATCGCAAACCGGCTGAGTCCTGCGTATGTCATCTTCGTCGGGCTTTTCGGTAGGAGACCTGAAACCGATACGGATGGAATTGATGAAGAAGCACTGCTATCAGAATTAATAGATAAGAAATTTTATGAGGTCACGACGGATCGCAGAGAGAGTCTCGCAGGTAACCAACGCCTCGTTAATCAGATCGCAGAATTTGTTAAAGCCTTCCCAGAAGCGGGCCCTGACGCTGTCATTCAACATTTCTCAACACTCCGTAAACTCAGCAATCCAGATCAAAAAGGAATTAGTGGTACAAGAGATTCCAGTGAACTTCTTGCCGAACTCATTGACACGCACATGGAGAATGTCGCCGTAGGAACGGTCTCTACCTATATGCGGCATCAGCTCCGCGAGAACAACGCACTGCACCCGCAAGTCCTCGCGATGCGCGCGAGTGATCTCATCACAGAACACGAAAAGAGTGGTAAAACCGCCTTCCAGACCTCCTATAGCCTCCTCTTGGGACGAGAGGCGAGCACGATTGAAGCGGATATTCTGGAGCGGATGGGCATCATACAGACGCACCACGGCTCCGCAGGTTCCAACGTTGTCGCACGCTATCTGGCTACTTTGCACACTGCCGCGGTCTCCGACTTTTTTGTCGCCTCTCAGATGACCTTAGATGGGAACCGACATTTCGGTGCAATTCATGATATGACGGCGTTTATTAACGAAATTGAATCCCTTGATGACGCTGCGCTTGAAGAAGCGATCCAGCAACGAATGCTGACTGCACTCCCGACCTTTGGACACCCCGAAATCGCCGCCGCTGGACGCTCCGATGAAATCCAGCAGGATCCCAGACCCGCCATCTATTTTAATCCCTTCTTAGAGGCTATTGACAACGGTGATATTCAACTCAATGATCGGCAGAAAAAGCGTTTAAGTATTGCACAGCGTATTTACCAGCTCGCCTTCATTGAAGGTTTTGTCCGACCCGGACGTGAAGACCAGCCACCCCTCCGTTTAACGCCAAACACCGACTTTGGCGGGTGGTCTGTACAAGAAGGTATGGGCATCTATGAAAATGACAGAACGCTGTTGACATATATCTTCCGCGGTTTCGGCTGGATGATGGATGCACGTGAACAACTCCAGTTGAAAATTATCCGACCTGTTATCCCACCGCACCCTGATATTATTCCGAAACCCACCGACGATATGACGATTCCAAATGAAGTCGTCGCATTACATAACCGGATGGCAGGTGCGAACGCCTTTTAAGAGTTATCGGTTATTAGTTATCGGTTTTCAGTTAAGGAGAGAATTCGTTAAATCTAAGGTCTCTTTTAACTGATAACTGAGGACTGAAAACTGAAACCATTTAGAGAGGAATACCAGTGATTGAATTAGAGCAATTAGTAGCACCAACAGAGGGTGAAAGGATTGGACTCGCCAACGGGCAACTCGTCGTGCCGAATAAGCCGATTATCCCTGTTATTGAAGGCGACGGCATCGGACGAGACATAATGAAGGTGACGCGCCGTGTCGTTGATGCTGCTGTCCAGACCGCCTACAACGGTGAAAATCAGATCGTTTGGTTTGATGTCTATGCTGGCGAAAACGCCATGGCAAAGTACAATGAGTGGCTACCACAGGATACCTTTGACGCGATTGAATACTTCCGCGTTGCCCTGAAAGGGCCCCTCACAACACCTGTTGGTGGTGGTTTCCGTAGTTTAAACGTGACGCTCCGTCAGGTACTTGAACTCTACGCCTGTGTGCGTCCTGTCCGCTATTTCCAAGGTGTTCCTGCCCCTGTCACGCATCCCGAAAAGATGAATGTGGTTATCTTCCGTGAGAACACCGAAGATGTCTACGCCGGTATTGAGTGGGAACAAGGCACACCGGAAGTGAAAAAGGTGATTGAGCTGCTCCGCACCGAAATGGGCGTTGACATTCGTGAAGATTCGGGTATCGGTGTAAAACCGATCAGTATTTTCGGTACGAAACGCTTGGCACGCATGGCGATCCAATACGCAATTGATCACGGTAGACGCAGTGTTACTTTTGTCCACAAAGGTAACATCATGAAGTTTACCGAAGGTGCGTTCTGTGCGTGGGGATATGAACTCGCCAAAGAGGAGTTCGCCGAGCAAACCATCACGGAAGATGAACTCTATAGCGATTATGACGGTAAGTGCCCAGAAGGCAAAATTGTCGTCAATGACCGGATCGCCGACAGCATGTTGCAGCAGATTC encodes the following:
- a CDS encoding BMC domain-containing protein codes for the protein MSNEALGMVETRGLVGAIEAADTMVKAANVQLVGKEQVGGGFVTVLVRGDVGAVQAATDAGAEAAKAVGELVSVHVIPRPHSEVETILGGKPAAESKAK
- the icd gene encoding isocitrate dehydrogenase (NADP(+)), which translates into the protein MIELEQLVAPTEGERIGLANGQLVVPNKPIIPVIEGDGIGRDIMKVTRRVVDAAVQTAYNGENQIVWFDVYAGENAMAKYNEWLPQDTFDAIEYFRVALKGPLTTPVGGGFRSLNVTLRQVLELYACVRPVRYFQGVPAPVTHPEKMNVVIFRENTEDVYAGIEWEQGTPEVKKVIELLRTEMGVDIREDSGIGVKPISIFGTKRLARMAIQYAIDHGRRSVTFVHKGNIMKFTEGAFCAWGYELAKEEFAEQTITEDELYSDYDGKCPEGKIVVNDRIADSMLQQILTRTDEYDVIVTPNLNGDYLSDAAAAQVGGIGMAPGGNLSDEVALFEATHGTAPKYTDQDVVNPGSLILSAVMMLEHLGWQEAADLIIGGLEKTILQKRVTYDLERLMEGATKVRTSEFGAAIVENF